The following proteins are co-located in the uncultured Draconibacterium sp. genome:
- the dndD gene encoding DNA sulfur modification protein DndD — protein MRINRISLNNFRIYKGQNSIAFKANSKNKNITVIAGQNGFGKTTFLTALVWGFYGKLISEVDEKYKREIYELGGYKKYAQSILNREIKLEADASHVFSVEIEIADVYIPSVPCRKIVIRREYDLDTESENIKVLIDGFENELTKEVGSDIFINDFLLPREIAKFFLFDAEKIVSLAEIKTVAEKRNLSLAYSEVLGISKYVNLKRTLENLRVKLRKKSASISDRKKLSKHQEEAQKLEKLIAHNEAKIASNADDIEKARNESEQYQEKLIREGNSMTVEDLVNQKKVRDSLRQSNIEIKSKLKELLELAPFAIAGNKLVELNNQVKLESQSKQSQFDNEFIESKLKNIKQHIEKQLKKKKIPNNIKGDISALLEDAFESNLEEQNSTLEKVLLDLSPQQSNEFFTLFNNLKQSYSILFKQIVKEERNNRIFLAKTLKKISNAESKDTDILAKKYKTEKAKVDKRISELSGEQNKLYEELGAYQQELATKTKLISELAKTVSLDEMDEKKDVATSRLIEELSEFILKFKSEKKYSLQNRIKRELHRLMHKENFIEDVSVELVEDIIEINLLDRKGNLIEKDTLSKGEQQLYATALLKSLVDESGIQFPIFIDSPLQKFDKRHSKNIITEFYPAISKQVILFPLLEKELTEKEYLMLTPFISQTFVIENRKEKSSIIECASTQLFNLMEKNGNVHTH, from the coding sequence ATGAGAATTAATCGAATATCATTAAATAATTTCCGCATATACAAAGGCCAGAATTCAATCGCTTTCAAGGCAAATAGTAAGAATAAAAACATTACTGTAATTGCTGGGCAAAATGGATTTGGAAAAACAACCTTTCTGACCGCATTAGTTTGGGGATTTTATGGTAAGCTGATTAGTGAAGTTGATGAAAAATACAAACGTGAAATTTATGAGCTGGGGGGATATAAAAAGTATGCCCAATCCATATTAAACAGAGAAATTAAACTAGAAGCAGATGCCTCACATGTATTTAGTGTAGAAATAGAGATTGCTGATGTTTATATTCCTTCGGTTCCATGCAGGAAGATTGTAATTCGAAGAGAATATGATTTAGATACGGAATCAGAAAACATTAAGGTTTTAATCGATGGTTTTGAAAACGAATTAACAAAAGAAGTTGGTTCTGATATATTTATTAATGATTTTCTGTTGCCGCGTGAAATTGCCAAATTCTTTTTATTTGATGCTGAAAAAATCGTTTCTCTCGCAGAAATCAAGACGGTAGCCGAGAAAAGAAATTTGAGTCTGGCATATTCAGAAGTCTTAGGAATAAGCAAATACGTAAATTTGAAAAGAACCCTTGAAAATTTAAGGGTAAAATTGCGAAAGAAATCGGCAAGCATATCGGATAGAAAAAAACTGAGTAAGCATCAGGAGGAAGCTCAAAAACTGGAAAAACTAATTGCTCACAACGAAGCAAAAATTGCTTCGAATGCTGATGATATTGAAAAAGCCAGAAACGAATCGGAGCAGTATCAAGAGAAATTAATTCGTGAAGGCAATAGTATGACTGTCGAAGATTTGGTAAACCAAAAAAAGGTCAGAGACTCTTTACGGCAAAGTAACATTGAAATAAAATCGAAACTTAAGGAATTATTGGAATTAGCTCCTTTTGCAATTGCTGGGAATAAACTGGTAGAGTTAAACAACCAGGTAAAACTTGAATCTCAATCTAAACAAAGTCAATTTGATAATGAATTTATTGAATCGAAGCTAAAAAATATAAAACAACATATTGAAAAGCAATTAAAGAAAAAGAAAATCCCAAATAATATAAAAGGTGATATTTCAGCCCTATTGGAAGATGCTTTTGAATCAAATCTGGAAGAACAAAACTCTACTCTTGAAAAAGTTCTTCTGGACCTGTCTCCTCAACAGTCGAATGAATTTTTTACCCTATTTAATAACCTTAAACAATCGTATAGCATCCTTTTTAAACAAATAGTAAAAGAGGAAAGAAACAATCGTATCTTTTTGGCTAAAACTCTGAAGAAAATATCAAATGCAGAATCAAAAGATACCGATATTCTTGCTAAAAAATATAAAACTGAGAAAGCTAAAGTCGATAAGCGAATTAGCGAGCTTAGTGGTGAACAAAATAAGCTATATGAAGAACTAGGAGCTTATCAACAAGAATTGGCGACCAAAACTAAGTTGATTTCAGAACTGGCAAAGACGGTTAGTTTAGACGAAATGGATGAAAAAAAGGATGTTGCAACAAGCCGATTGATTGAAGAGTTGTCTGAGTTTATTTTAAAGTTTAAGTCGGAAAAGAAATACTCTTTGCAAAATAGGATTAAAAGGGAGTTGCACCGATTAATGCATAAAGAAAATTTCATTGAAGATGTTTCGGTTGAATTAGTGGAAGATATCATTGAAATAAATCTACTTGATAGAAAAGGAAACCTGATAGAAAAGGATACACTTTCGAAAGGGGAACAACAGCTTTACGCAACAGCATTATTAAAGTCGCTTGTAGATGAATCAGGAATTCAATTCCCAATATTTATTGATAGTCCACTACAGAAATTCGACAAACGACATTCAAAAAATATAATTACAGAATTTTATCCTGCAATATCAAAACAGGTTATATTATTCCCGTTGCTTGAAAAAGAATTAACCGAAAAAGAATATTTGATGCTTACACCTTTCATTTCGCAAACTTTTGTTATTGAAAACCGTAAGGAAAAATCTTCAATTATTGAATGTGCATCAACCCAATTGTTCAATTTAATGGAAAAAAATGGCAATGTTCACACACATTAA
- a CDS encoding DndE family protein: MAMFTHIKTSRENRELVSTLTRKLNLGTENIIARIAFTYSLSKNNILDLTDIQNSQGKEYSKAVLFGDNLPYYVSLVCVHYNIYKTDKDIPKYIKMHIDDGLELINNELKENPNLDGFEYIIDKIESGLKEIV; the protein is encoded by the coding sequence ATGGCAATGTTCACACACATTAAAACGTCGAGAGAAAATAGAGAGCTTGTCTCCACCCTTACCCGAAAACTAAATTTAGGTACAGAGAATATTATTGCTCGAATTGCATTTACCTATTCATTATCAAAAAATAACATTCTGGACTTGACGGATATTCAGAACTCGCAAGGAAAAGAGTATAGTAAAGCTGTTTTGTTTGGAGATAACCTACCATATTATGTTTCGCTGGTTTGTGTACATTATAATATTTACAAGACGGATAAGGATATTCCCAAATACATAAAAATGCACATTGATGACGGTTTGGAGTTAATAAACAATGAATTGAAAGAAAATCCAAACCTAGATGGTTTCGAATATATAATAGACAAGATTGAGAGTGGATTAAAAGAAATTGTTTAG